Within Cucumis melo cultivar AY chromosome 4, USDA_Cmelo_AY_1.0, whole genome shotgun sequence, the genomic segment GAATCTTGACCAACTGAAGCAACACCATTTTCTGAAGCGAATGCtgtaattttaaataataatggTTGAGGTCAAGGTCGTGGTTGTGGTCGTAGTCGTGGTTGTAGTTGTGGCCGAGGTCCTGGTCGTGGTAGAGgaagaagtaattatactttacgtggtaataatcatttagatttcaagaaaaccacaaatgatgatcatagaaggaagactctataaaataagaaaattaaaagtggtgaaaatcaatgcttCTGTTGTGGTATGATTGGTCATTGGACTCGTACTTGTCGTACATCCAAGCACTTAGTCGATCTTTATCAAAcctcattgaaggaaaaagggaagaatgtggtaGTAAACTTTATCTATCTAGATGATGTATTTGACCATTCCAACCTGACCCATTTGGATATGGCGAACTTCTTTGAGTCtcctgaagagaaaaatgatgttaatgaaggagtagcaaatgtttcctttaattatgataatgtcTAAAAACCAATATTTGCATTATGTTTAAGTGTTTTCTCTTTTTAACATTTACTAGTTTATTTACATTATTCACATTTcaaggttagtttttttttttaccaagagacttattgtaatcgtttttttaataaaaaggtATGGACATTTCTCATATTTTTGCTGACTCAAAGATGAATAATAAAGACTTATATTTGGCAGATAGTACAACTACgcacacaatacttaaaagtaaaaaataattttctacATTGACAATGCTTGAAACAAAAATCAATACAATATCAGGTTCTACAAACTTGATTGAAGGTTTTGGTAAAGCAAATCTTATTTTGCCTAGAGGAGaaaaattcacaattagtaatgctttgttctctagtaagtaaaaaagaaacatattgagtttcaaagatatacgtcaaaatggttatcttattgaaactaacaataaaaataatatagaatatctatatattacatttattgtttcacatgaAAAGCGTATATTGGAAACACTACCTGCCTTTTCTTctagattatattatactcatatattagtaattgaaacatatgcaacCATGAAACCcgaagttcatgaatttaaatatgtttactatTTGGCATGATCAATTGGGTCATCCTAGGTCAATAATGAtaagaagaattattgaaaattctcatggacatccactaaagaaccagaagattcttcaatccaatgaattattatatattgcTTGCTCTCAACGAAAATTGATTATTAGGCCATCACCAGCCAAAATGGGAGTTGAGTTACCTACACTTTTAAAACGGATTCATGGTGATATATGTCGACCCATCAATCCACTAAGTGGACCATTTAGATACTCCATGGTTTTAATTGACGCATCAAGTAGACGGtcacatgtgtgtttattattattaagttgaaaccttgcatttgcaagattacttgttcaaataatcaaattaagagcaCTGTTTcctgattatacaataaaaaaaattcgaTTTGATAGTGTCggtgaatttacatcccaagcatttaataattattgcatttcaattgggataaatattgaacatcttatagctcatgttcatacacaaaatggtttgaCAAAATCATTTATCAAGCGTTTACAATTGATTGCCAAACCATTAATTATGAGAGTAAAACTTCCATTATCTATATGAGGTCATGTTATTATGCATGCAGCGTCACTTATATGCATAAGACCaacatcttatcataagtatTTTCTGGTACAATTAGTTTATGGCCAAGAggcaaatatttctcatttgtgaattttttttgtgtgcagtatatgttccaatttttccaccacaacgtactaaaatgggacctcaaagaaggtcaggaatatatgtcggatttgaatccctgtcaattattagatatcttgaacCCCTGACGGGGGATGTATTTATTACACGATTTGCTGATTATCATTTTAATGATAGAACtttccaacattagggggaggaattaagaagttggaaaatgaaattgtctggaatgtatcattattgtctcatttagatccttGTACAAAGTaatgtgaactagaagttcaaaagataattcatttacaaagtgtaggaaaccaaatgccagatgcatttatagatactaagaaagtgaccaagtcatatattccagctgcaaatgctccatctagaattgaaatttcaacttagcaagttgatacaattaatgaatAAGCAATGCACCAAAAACGTGGTAAACCAATaggttcaaaggataaaaatcatcgaaaaagaaaagtgaccaataatcgaaatgacttaattgatAATAAAAACATACAAGAAAAGTCCTCGACACGACTAATGGTAAATGTTgaagagactcaagtatatgaagaCAACAATGAGATTTGATAAATTATACCATGATAGGAAAAAGATGGAATGGAACTAAAGTAGTCgtggacaacatttttgcgtataatgttacatataatatcattcatgaaaatgaggattatgaacCTAAATCTGTTGACGAATGTCGTAATAGAGAGGATTGACCCAAATGGAGAGAAGTCATCTAAGCATGATTAAACTCACTCACGAAACGTGAAGTTTTTGGACCTATAGTTCATACACCTAAAGATATAAAACCTGTGAgatttaaatgggtatttgtgcataaacaaaatgaaaataatgagatCACTAATATAAAGTACGACTTGTTGCATAAGAATTTTTTCAAAGACCAGACattgattatgaggaaacatattctcctgtggtggatgttattacattaagatatttaattagtatgactgtatgtgaaaatcttgatgtacatcttatggatgtagttacaACATACTTGTTTGgatctttggaaaatgaaatctatatgaaaatccctaaaggatttaagatacttgaatcatataattcaaactctagagaattatgttcaatcaaattacaaagatcattatatggattgaaacaatcaggacgaatgtggtacaatcgcttaagtgaatatttattgaaagaaggttgtcaaaataatccaatttgtctatgtgtttttattaagaaatcacagtcaAGATTTGCGATTATagttgtatatgttgatgatttaaatataattgaaactTCTGAAGAGCTTTCAAAGACAATAGACTATCtcaaaaaagaatttgagatgaaagaTCTTGGCAAAACAAAATCTTGCCTTAGTTTGCAAATCGAACATTTAGCTGatggaatttttattcatcaattGACATATacaaaaaagattttaaaaagattctacatgACAAAACACACCCATTGAACATTCCATTGGTAGTTTGATCACTAGATCTGGAAAATGATATCTTTCAGGAGGTGGATTAAGGAGATTTAAAGTTGCATTAAGCAACGTGGATGCATCAATTCATTTTCATGCAAGGCTCTATTATAAATAGGCAACTTCACACAAGGAATTCTCACAAACCATTCGTGCTATTTCTCTTAAATTAGTCTCAAAAGTTCATAAATTATGTCTAGTTCATTGAGGAGGGCTGCTATTGAAACTGGAGGTGAGAAGCTTGGCGTTTTGATTAAGAGAAGGTGAGAAGGTCAGTTTTAGAAGCAATCTAAGTAAGGTGCAGTTCTGGAGGGGCCACAGAGCACATATTTTGGAATTTTGTTATGAGATTTTGAGGTAATAAAGTTAAGACATGTTAGAGCAACTTTGTAAAAGGAAGTTTTCCCAAAAGAGTGATAGATTTAAAGTTATGTTTTTTCAAAGTCGAGTTATGTTTTTGGACAAAAAAGAAATTCTAGGTAGTGGGTAAGTGTCAAGCATGACTAGGCGAGATGGGCGTGATTTTATTTCATAGAGGTTATTTTGGGATTGTTTTGAGACACACGACAATGCCATGGCACAACTGAGCGGTATAGGCTACACACATGACCTTACAAGTTATTGTTTTAAAGCCATGTTTTATGATAAATGTTTAATGAACTGATTCTCAAAGTTATGGTATGTTGAAATGATTTATTGACATGTTATTAAAGAAAATGAAGTGTTTCAATGTTTTCAGTATGTTTTATCCTAGCCCGAATATTTCATGAGACCTATTGTATACATGTGGTTAACTTCATACTAATGGTAGGGCTGACGAGCCTATAGTTTATAGGCCATCAGGAAGAGTATAACTTTATGCCTTAGAAAAGGAGGATTACAGTGAAAGTTGTTTCCTATCAACTGTTCTATCTTAGGACGAAGATATTTAATACTGTCTGTGGCTATGGATCATGATGGAAAATGAGACATGCGCATCAGAAACAAAGATCGAACTTTACTCTAAATGCAACTAAACACTTCAGTGATTAAAATGCttaaaaaactaattaaaactaaattagggttaatGAAAAACTTACCCTTAAAGCCTTCTGATTCCTCGATAATCTCCTCACGAACTTGAACCAAGatcaccactagtgttgacccgctATTTTTCGGACTTAAAACTAGGTTGTGGGACTTGTTAAGTGAAGGAAAAGGAGAAAGAGACGAAAAATGGAAGGTGGGATTTTAGGGTTGAGAGTTTTTGGGAAAAAATTTTGTAAttcaatattatatatatataaaagaaaaagccaaaagttttttctttttcaatttgaaaaaaggccaatttataaacaaattaaatgCAAAAATATTCTACTAACAATTAGCGAAACTTAGTGGGTTAGGTGTACATCTTATGTAGCCACCTATCCCACTAAATGTTTGTGGGATTAtctaacaaaatgttggattttttcgttaactttagtccaaggataatatggtcatttgatcacttaagtcaaagtcaaactttgacctttttcattttgtcagttttgactaatttcgaccttccgagcatgaattcacatttatttttataaaatttaaatcacatttgaatataaagtcggtcaaagtttgacattttaaagtcaaaagtcaaaagtcaacgttttgactttttacaactttgaccatttccatcgaTTACGAGcttttgaatataaattcgtattcatatttttaatatttaaatcacattcaaaCATAAACCTCTATTATcgacggctatatcacatatattcatcaCTTTCTCTCTCTGTatctaattcaaacaattcaaataattccaacatattgttctaagttaattccatatgagccaGTAGGAaaatctaatggacctatagatcatgggctccaacgatccaagattaactagctaaactctttaaGAGCaagctaatcaatattcgttaactaacgagtcattccactaaagtctcgtaattgcacttccctcactatagatatatttatatccatctgatataaccataatcaataagttaatctttcacaagttgttcgtaatctcTACTAGGTTAAAATTCCGTTTTACCTCCGAGATTACATCTTATTCCTTAAGTCTtgctgatccactattgaataattggtttaagatccaacctataaatcgaatccctctcgagccaatgagagggtggggcccttcgttcaagacttggatttagttcttaaggtaacaacctatctactagcCCTAAAGCGGTTAGAAGTGTATTATgccttgcaccctatgtccctagcttttcactcggtcttacccctgaaataggaggcttattggaccaacactgatgagctgccctcacctatgcagatctaaggataattcccatttgaacaaaagttcatagttagcttaggactaagattaagttacctaggttatcaataatcgaaatagtcagttttatacactcaacggtgttataatttaaaagtgactatttcatggttccagttttatgtaaactctttacataggatgcccccacttccatgtctttacatgaaccATTCAGGATCTCATCATTTGTACTAAATACAAagtgggtcgcatccatagtgttcccagaACAAGGCactcaaccttattcatacactatagatcgtGTTTGgactataaactcgaacttgatccatgtttatgtctctacataaagttcaaatctatactagatagcctcgggatctCAGTTttttggattcaagattatagtattcaattttcaataataaatcctcaataaccattttatttaatagaatataattttaaactacaaactactaGTTTTAGGACATACATTCCAACATATCATTGTCTTCCAAAAGCTATGCTAAAGTTTAATGGTTCAAGTATCATGTTATGAAATGATTGTTTATTGTTAAATGTTATTAAAGTTTTAGTTTTTATGATAAATTGTTTGTGAAAACATATTTTATAAAACCGTTgctcactaagtcttttgacttacacttttaaaatgttttctcTCTTTCTAGGTACAGATTGTGAATTTGTGTGTTGAACATACTGCTGCTAGGGCCAATCAGTCTTCCGATATGAAAGAAAATGATTTATTAGAAATGTTATCATAGTATTTATAAAAGTTGTTTCCAAATGGGATACACCATGGTTTAAAGTTTTTACCAAGTTTAGGGACTTCCGTTGGCaaatgttttatgttttcatgTCAAGGGTCAGTTGGTATTATTTCAAAGGTGAATGGTTTCAGTTGACATCACGTCACCTTCCGTGTTTAGAGCAGGTgatccgggagggggtgtgataGAAGAACTATTTTGGAGGCCTTTCGACATCTCGATAAGTTGTTCGAGTGAAGATTGATAAGTTCCATCAAAGGAATATACGAGAAGTGTCTTCTATGATTATTTAGTCTTCTTTAACTTTTATGTTGTCATCAATTTCATGGGTATTGTAAAACCTTATGCTTTTTAATGTCATTGTGCTTAATTCATATTGATTTGCTCTCAGTTATTGTTGGATTGAATGTTGAACTCGATAGGTTTCATGTTTAATGGAATCAATAACATTgaattgttaaaaattttatgcAAATAGTTAGAGGAATAGCAAATAGCTGTTATGATTTAAGGTTGCATGAGACAAGactatttttgaaagaaaataaacacTGAATCTTAGTTTTGAGACTTAGCATAGTGTTTGTTGCATAAATTCAAATCCATGATTAAAGTAATAAAGTTTGTAAAGAAATGAGTGCCCTTTGAACAATCAATTTGGATTCCTTACCTAAAATAAATTCAGTTTTGAATACCTAAAACAATATGGTTTGTTTTGATCTACTAGGATTTGGATCTCAAAATCCTCCCCTCTCCCGCCCGCAACTGAACCATCACACAAGAGGAGGGAAATCATGCATCCTCCACTCCCATCTCAACACATGCAAAACACAGACAATCTCTAATTAAACGTCGAATCCCATACCCAAACCACGAGGGATCAACAATTCCAAAGAAATTCAAAGCAGCTTTCACTCAAATGCCACTCTAAAGCCATCTACGCAAATAATAACAGTAAGGAAATTAAAGAAGaaagggagggagggagggaaaGTTTTGGAATTTTATAAATTCAGTTAATAAAAAAAGGAAGGGGCCTTCCCGCCAATTCACAAACATGCTGACGTAATCTGTTCCACGGCGCCATCTGTTAACAAAATCGAATACCCTTCAAATCTCAACCGTTCAATCACTCACCCATCCAACGCTCATCCATCTCGATCCGCGTACTTCAATTTCATTGGCTTATCTCTCAACACCCATCTCACTATATATACCAAATACTGTCCTTTTATCCTTCGTGATTATATATTACTCTCTCCCGCCCTCGCCGGAAAATCGCCAATATCTCCtctccctttccctttccctttccctttccctttccctttttcTCCCTTTCCATCTTAACAGATCTCAATTAATGGCCGGTAGAGGTAAAACCCTGGGATCCGGAGCCGCCAAGAAGGCCACCTCCAGGAGTAGTAAAGCCGGCCTCCAGTTTCCCGTCGGTCGTATTGCTCGTTTCCTTAAGGCCGGCAAGTACGCTGAGCGTGTCGGTGCCGGTGCTCCTGTCTATCTTGCTGCTGTTCTTGAATACCTTGCTGCTGAGGTATAATAATTGCCAAGTTtcatttggatttttttttatcgatTTATGGGTTCTGTGTAATAGAGCTCTTCTTGTGGATCTAGGGTTCCGAATTTTTCCCTAATTTTTTTCGTCTTTCGAAATTCTTTCGTGGGTATTTGAGAGTTTAATTGGTTTTGTATCCTTTTGAATAAATTCGAGTGTTTTTGTTATGTTTAGGTTTTGGAACTCGCTGGAAACGCTGCTAGGGACAACAAGAAGACGCGTATTGTTCCTCGTCATATTCAGCTTGCTGTACGTAACGATGAGGAACTCAGTAAGCTTTTGGGAGACGTGACTATTGCTAACGGTGGGGTTATGCCCAACATTCACAATCTGCTTCTGCCCAAGAAAACAGGGACTTCATCGAAGAACGCTGGTGGTGACGATGAACCCTAGTTCTGTTTGTAATAGCACCAAATGAACTGAATCtttgaaatgtttatgaaatgtgGCTCTGGTCAAGATAGTGTTTTCCTCCTTGCTTTGACATCTATTATTTTGTTAGGTTACGAATCTTTGCTTATGGAATTTGTAATAGTTCGAGGAGTAGTGCTAGAATTTCACCTAGTGTTGTGAATATCATCACCATCATCTATTAATATCACCTCCTACTTGTTTTTCATACCTGagattatgaatttttattttaagtattaggttttatttttttctgaaCTTTATTTTTTTGAGTCATCACTTTGAGCCGGGGGATTTGGAGTTGGAAGTGTTGTAATCAGATTGTTCGTGACTTTGCTCAATCTGATTTGTTCTTTGCgagtttgatattttttttggCTAAGTTTCTGATGTATTTATGAGGAATTATTAGGGGTAGTTTAAAACCATCGTGGTTTAATTAATAACTGGACAAGTTGATTTTTTAGCAAATGTTCTAAAATTTTTGCATTTATTCCAAATCATTATGATATTTTCTTATGAATTGTGCTTTTAGATGGCATTTGTGATGTTTTTAACTTTGAGTCATGTCTCTGGACTGTCATTTTTAGAATGGTTGATTGTGTTCTTAACGTTAATATTAGAAAGCAGAGTAAATTTGAATTTATGAAGTATCAAATTCTAAACTTCATTGCCGACTTTAGATAAAAAGGGAAAAGTAAATCTTTTTGTGCAAGCGATGAATATGTTCACTATAGACCTTTAAATTACTTGGAAGGAGATTGTCTGATGGCGAGCAGaaaatttggattttattaATGGGTCCTTGTAGGGTCGAATTTTGATTTAGTGCAATTTAGAGATGGGCCTGCGGTTAATCATATTTGGATTTTTGtgaaatttaagattttaaagTTCTCTTTCCTCGTTGAAATTATTATTAGGTTCTTCAATGGATGTGGTCTAAATATTATTTGCCCATTGCCTCTTCTAGATTGAGTTCGTTTTCATGTTGGGACTCTGTTGTTAATCATGAAATATTGTTTCAGTTTTTTAATTAAAGCaacaatatattaaaatttgattttgtgtttaattttatatatttttacatCGCCTATTTCCTTGTATCATTTGtatcaaatttttatttattagtgTAATAAAATGTGGAGTCAACGTCTAAGTGGGAGTATCAGTATCAAAACTTCGAAGATATAATCAAAACTTGTTCTAATTTATAAACACAGCCATCAAAGTTTGTATTTTAATCTACGCTATCACAACAGTCCAAGCTCCTTTATAT encodes:
- the LOC103494959 gene encoding histone H2A.6, producing MAGRGKTLGSGAAKKATSRSSKAGLQFPVGRIARFLKAGKYAERVGAGAPVYLAAVLEYLAAEVLELAGNAARDNKKTRIVPRHIQLAVRNDEELSKLLGDVTIANGGVMPNIHNLLLPKKTGTSSKNAGGDDEP